A genomic window from Pyxicephalus adspersus chromosome 2, UCB_Pads_2.0, whole genome shotgun sequence includes:
- the LOC140322518 gene encoding synaptotagmin-15-like, which translates to MGSKMMMDSECRMAEETDHEQTSPWAVCHSVVFFCSKGMIEGVVVFLFIWVLIQVLLNKHQEVHLQVLLGAGLGLLCFCLLLGCAICWHKSRRQQSMVNQEKDSVLQDNKSLELSVNSERSSPMPIYNQYQSFDGNITPTREDAQPVQQEPNAKSDRLTHVRASLPSLYQLPKKTKHALKRRSTVFGDVTVEGDRTSLVKMPLSHTEPDGLSGAKQKAQPLVQFTLYYSLSEEALTITVTGFSNLPKRLHRKKDSFVRAYLLPGFLEPHYGHAEDSERGQKFTFFRYSPENLKERTLRLALYSRDRSTQREGIIGEMLFPCDQVDWNCQTTSDFTKELSITKTKLKKSLSTMDVFSSSTSTFKSPGQILILLQHQSQASRIKVMVQKAESLGKLTRIPGAPDHFVSIRLIQDKQVIDIKETRTVSGSSPVWNAPFLFDTPQESGRIYNRSRILGRVIIGAGSSEAGIAHWQEMCKKSPVECSRWHMLQSDIS; encoded by the exons ATGGGCAGTAAAATGATGATGGACAGCGAGTGTAGGATGGCGGAGGAGACAGATCATGAACAAACATCCCCATGGGCTGTGTGCCACTCAGTTGTCTTCTTCTGCTCCAAGGGTATGATAGAGGGTGTGGTGGTCTTTCTCTTCATCTGGGTGCTGATCCAAGTCCTCCTCAATAAACATCAAGAAG TCCATTTGCAGGTACTTCTGGGAGCCGGTCTTGGCTTGCTATGCTTCTGTCTTCTGTTGGGCTGTGCCATCTGTTGGCACAAGAGCCGCAGGCAGCAATCTATGGTCAACCAAGAGAAAGATTCTGTACTGCAGGACAATAAAAGCCTTGAGCTGTCTGTTAATTCTGAAAGGTCCAGTCCAATGCCCATTTATAATCAATATCAGTCTTTTGATGGAAACATTACACCCACAAGAGAGGATGCACAGCCAGTTCAACAAGAGCCAAATGCTAAATCTGACAGATTAACTCACGTTAGAGCTTCTCTGCCCAGTCTTTACCAACTACCAAAAAAAACGAAGCATGCTTTGAAGCGGAGAAGCACTGTTTTTGGGGATGTTACAGTAGAGGGCGATCGTACCAGTTTGGTGAAGATGCCACTCTCTCACACTGAACCTGATGGATTGTCTGGTGCCAAGCAAAAGGCTCAGCCGCTTGTACAATTCACCTTATATTACTCACTCAGTGAGGAAGCTCTTACAATTACTGTAACTGGCTTCTCCAATCTTCCAAAAAGATTGCATCGTAAGAAAGACTCATTCGTCAGGGCCTATCTCCTTCCTGGATTTTTGGAGCCACATTATGGGCATGCAGAGGACTCAGAGAGAGGACAAAAGTTTACTTTCTTCAGATATAGTCCAGAGAATCTAAAGGAAAGGACCCTGAGGCTAGCGTTATATTCACGGGATCGGAGTACTCAGAGGGAAGGAATTATTGGTGAAATGCTTTTTCCTTGTGACCAAGTGGACTGGAACTGTCAAACAACATCTGATTTTACAAAGGAACTGTCAATTACAAAGACAAAACTCAAAAAG aGTTTGAGCACCATGGATGTGTTCTCCTCCTCCACTTCCACCTTCAAATCTCCAGGACAGATACTGATTCTTCTGCAGCATCAATCACAGGCCAGTCGTATCAAAGTGATGGTTCAGAAGGCAGAAAGCTTGGGCAAGCTGACGCGTATTCCTGGAGCACCAG ATCACTTTGTGAGCATACGACTGATCCAAGACAAGCAGGTGATAGATATAAAAGAGACTCGGACAGTGTCGGGCTCCTCGCCTGTTTGGAATGCTCCATTCCTCTTCGATACTCCTCAGGAATCT GGTAGAATTTATAATCGTTCTCGAATTCTCGGACGTGTGATAATTGGTGCTGGATCTTCTGAAGCCGGTATAGCTCACTGGCAAGAGATGTGTAAGAAGTCACCAGTGGAATGTTCCCGTTGGCACATGCTGCAGTCAGATATATCCTAG